From the Phyllostomus discolor isolate MPI-MPIP mPhyDis1 chromosome 7, mPhyDis1.pri.v3, whole genome shotgun sequence genome, one window contains:
- the TRAK1 gene encoding trafficking kinesin-binding protein 1 isoform X8: MSLRDRGGEEECFEYDYCRDEERRFGLEQHDPLDLVEEVLCAERVGQMTKTYNDIDAVTRLLEEKERDLELAARIGQSLLKKNKTLTERNELLEEQVEHIREEVSQLRHELSMKDELLQFYTSAAEESEPESLCSTPLKRNESSSSVQNYFHLDSLHKKLKDLEEENVVLRSEACQLKTETITYEEKEQQLVNDCVKELRDANVQIASISEELAKKTEDAARQQEEITHLLSQIVDLQKKAKACAVENEELVQHLGAAKDAQRQLTAELRELEDKYAECMEMLHEAQEELKNLRNKAMPNTTSRRYHSLGLFPMDSLAAEIEGTMRKELQLEEPESPDIAHQKRVFETVRNINQVVKQRSLTPSPMNIPGSNQSSAMNSLLSSCVSTPRSSFYGSDVGNVVLDNKTNSIILEAESTNMGNNEQSKKPGTPGTPGSHDLETALRRLSLRRENYLSERKFFEEEQERKLRELAEKGELLSGGSLTPTESIMSLGTHSRFSEFTGFSGMSFSSRSYLPEKLQIVKPLEGSATLHHWQQLAQPHLGGILDPRPGVVTKGFRTLDVDLDEVYCLNDFEEDDTGDHISLPGLATSTPVQHPETSGERSRARVTVSGSRSYPSRPQAFPEEMQEPPSATEEEEEGSGEGTEIRPVNRAPLPEAEFWAIVTSVPSAIRSSASLSVASARLCG; this comes from the exons AAAGAGCGGGATTTAGAACTGGCTGCCCGGATTGGCCAGTCGTTGTTGAAGAAGAACAAGACCCTCACCGAGAGGAACGAGCtgctggaggagcaggtggagcacatcagggaggag GTGTCCCAGCTCCGGCATGAGCTGTCCATGAAGGATGAGCTGCTGCAGTTCTATACCAGCGCCGCGGAAGAGAGCGAGCCCGAGTCCCTGTGCTCCACCCC GTTGAAGAGGAACGAGTCATCCTCCTCCGTCCAGAACTACTTTCACCTGGACTCTCTTCACAAGAAGCTGAAGGACCTCGAGGAAGAGAACGTCGTACTTCGATCCGAG GCCTGCCAGCTGAAGACAGAGACCATCACCTACGAAGAGAAGGAGCAGCAGCTGGTCAATGACTGCGTGAAGGAGCTGA GGGACGCCAACGTGCAGATCGCGAGCATCTCCGAGGAGCTGGCCAAGAAGACCGAAGATGCTGCCCGCCAGCAGGAGGAAATCACGCACCTGCTCTCTCAAATTGTGGACCTGCAGAAGAAGGCCAAAGCC TGCGCGGTGGAAAATGAAGAACTCGTCCAGCACCTGGGGGCTGCCAAGGATGCCCAGCGGCAGCTCACGGCCGAG CTgcgcgagctggaggacaagtaCGCAGAGTGCATGGAGATGCTGCACGAGGCGCAGGAGGAGCTCAAGAACCTGCGGAACAAGGCCATGCCCAACACCACGTCGAGGCGCTACCACTCGCTGGGCCTGTTTCCCATG GACTCCCTGGCAGCCGAGATCGAGGGGACGATGCGGAAGGAGCTGCAGCTGGAAGAGCCCGAGTCGCCGGACATCGC CCACCAGAAGCGAGTCTTTGAGACcgtgagaaacatcaaccaggTCGTCAAGCAGAGGTCCCTGACACCCTCCCCCATGAACATCCCCGGCTCCAACCAGTCCTCGGCCATGAACTCCCTCCTGTCCAGCTGCGTCAGCACCCCTCGGTCCAGCTTCTACGGCAGCGACGTCGGCAATGTCGTCCTGGACAACAAGACCAACAGCATCATCCTGGAAGCAGAGTCGACCAACATGGG AAACAACGAGCAGAGTAAGAAGCCGGGGACACCAGGCACGCCGGGCTCCCACGACCTGGAGACGGCGCTGAGGCGGCTGTCCCTCCGCCGGGAAAACTACCTGTCGGAGAGGAAGTTCTtcgaggaggagcaggagaggaagcTGAGGGAGCTGGCGGAGAAGGGCGAGCTGCTCAGCGGGGGCTCCCTCACGCCCACCGAAAGCATCATGTCCCTGGGCACGCACTCCCGCTTCTCCGAGTTCACCGGCTTCTCGGGCATGTCCTTCAGCAGCCGCTCCTACCTGCCCGAAAAGCTCCAGATCGTGAAGCCGCTGGAAG GTTCCGCCACCCTGCACCACTGGCAGCAGCTGGCTCAGCCTCACCTCGGGGGCATCCTGGACCCCCGGCCCGGCGTGGTCACCAAGGGCTTCCGGACGCTGGACGTGGACCTGGACGAAGTGTACTGCCTTAACGACTTTGAAGAAGACGACACAGGTGACCACATTTCCCTCCCGGGCCTAGCTACCTCCACGCCAGTGCAGCACCCAGAGACCTCAGGGGAGAGGTCCCGAGCACGTGTGACTGTCTCAGGCAGCAGAAGTTACCCGAGCCGGCCTCAGGCTTTCCCAGAAGAGATGCAGGAGCCGCCCTCGgccacggaggaggaggaggaggggtctgGTGAGGGCACCGAGATACGTCCTGTCAACCGGGCACCTTTACCGGAGGCAGAGTTCTGGGCCATTGTCACCTCTGTCCCGAGCGCCATCCGTAGTAGTGCCTCTCTGTCTGTAGCTTCCGCGCGTCTGTGTGGGTGA